Part of the Deltaproteobacteria bacterium genome is shown below.
AATAAAAGGCTTGAATGGGTCTTTTCTTCCCTTCGAATCAAGAGTCGGCATTTCCGTTGAAACAAGCCCCGTCTCCTCCCCCCAAACAACCCCCGGCATCCAGACTGCGATGATCATCAAGACGATACACGACATCAAAAGTCTATAGATCTCATTCTTTTTCATTAGCCTGGTCATCACTGCTCCCTTTTTCCATGCCCTCGTTCCCGAGAAACATGTAAGTCTTGATAACGCCCGTGGTAACAATTTCGTTGTCTCTTCTACCTTTTTTGTCTTTCCCTTCTTTGCTTAAATTGAGAACCAAGTCCTCGACGTTAATAATTCTGGGCAATTGAGATATTTTGTCGAAAAACTCCAACGTATTCGGGAAAGTTCCCAACACTTTCACCCTAATGGGAATATCGATATAGAATTTATCCTCGGAGGATGCGGAAGCATCGTCTCCCTTCGTCCCGGAATCATCTTTTCCTTTTTTGCCAACCCCCTTCTTTTCCTTTTTTCCATCATCTTTGGCTGGGGCAACAAATATGGGTTCAAACAAAAGAAAATCCACCCCCGAATTACGACCGGCCAGGGATACGGATTCAACAAGGCCCGGCAGTTCTTTTTTATCCGGAAGCTTGGTGAGTGCCTCCCGGAAATCCACCCTGAGCTTCTTCAATTG
Proteins encoded:
- the pilO gene encoding type 4a pilus biogenesis protein PilO; the protein is MAITAEDLKKLSPGMKAALVFFACLLIGYFYYFFYLQNALVKKGNLEGKLEKLQQDITAKKAIAAQKDSYIQQLKKLRVDFREALTKLPDKKELPGLVESVSLAGRNSGVDFLLFEPIFVAPAKDDGKKEKKGVGKKGKDDSGTKGDDASASSEDKFYIDIPIRVKVLGTFPNTLEFFDKISQLPRIINVEDLVLNLSKEGKDKKGRRDNEIVTTGVIKTYMFLGNEGMEKGSSDDQANEKE